A window of Mytilus edulis chromosome 10, xbMytEdul2.2, whole genome shotgun sequence contains these coding sequences:
- the LOC139491901 gene encoding Golgi-associated PDZ and coiled-coil motif-containing protein-like translates to MTATLSFRWLELLEKEFDKAFVDLDLLLGDIDPDQCELTFEGRQKMTALSAAFAQLCHKAQTVFQSNAKLEAQLVDMRSDMIEMKSSKALVDKELHNVLLQLHSLQLQKQADKGIEADSTSIMKKLEDELQAQKAEFLNMAKLEAEVKELRKENTELRQYVLALQGEVYGARLAAKYLDKELAGRIQQIQLLGRDMRGAEHDKLWNQLEAEIHLHRHKTVIRACRGRNNWKKKLPVPAGHDFKSLRKQHGLGDVRKVLIQKGADDGLGLSITGGKEHGVPILISEIHEGQPADRCENLYVGDAILSVNSIDLRNAKHAEAVQVLSQQTGDIELEVMFVSPDEDSDDENHEYEDENGFRYRIYDDEVLSTASETDKPDNSTHKTKTNSSDQMSTNSSPLRSPGATGSSTNSPSKRIDVGTFHTNNIQDSNKTEESPAFDYR, encoded by the exons ATGACAGCTACTTTATCGTTTCGGTGGTTAGAACTTTTAGAAAAGGAATTTGACAAAGCGTTTGTAGATCTTGATCTATTGCTTGGTGATATTGACCCTGACCAATGTGAATTAACATTTGAGGGCCGGCAAAAGATGACAGCTCTCAGTGCTGCATTTGCCCAGCTCTGTCACAAAGCTCAAACTGTGTTCCAATCAAATGCAAAACTTGAA GCACAGCTAGTAGATATGAGATCAGACATGATAGAAATGAAATCCTCTAAAGCTCTGGTTGACAAAGAACTCCATAATGTCTTATTACAACTCCATTCACTACAGTTACAGAAACAGGCCGATAAAGGCATAGAGGCTGATtctacaagcataatgaaaaaactG GAAGATGAATTGCAGGCACAAAAAGCAGAATTTTTAAATATGGCTAAATTAGAGGCAGAGGTAAAAGAATTAAGGAAAGAAAATACTGAACTACGTCAATATGTTTTAGCTCTGCAGGGAGAAGTTTATGGTGCAAGACTTGCCGCTAAGTATTTAGACAAAGAATTAGCTGGAAG AATTCAGCAGATCCAGTTGTTAGGTCGAGACATGAGAGGAGCAGAGCATGACAAGCTTTGGAACCAGTTAGAAGCAGAAATCCATTTACACAGACACAAAACAGTAATACGAGCATGTCGTGGACGGAATAACTGGAAGAAAAAATTACCTGTTCCGGCCGGCCAt GACTTTAAATCGTTAAGAAAACAGCATGGTTTGGGAGATGTGAGGAAGGTCCTTATACAGAAAGGTGCTGATGATGGACTAGGTTTGTCAATAACT GGTGGTAAAGAGCATGGTGTTCCAATCTTGATATCAGAAATCCATGAAGGTCAGCCTGCCGATAGATGTGAGAACCTGTATGTAGGAGATGCTATACTATCAGTTAATAGCATTGATCTGAGGAACGCCAAACACGCAGAGGCTGTACAAGTCTTATCACAACAG acaGGAGATATAGAACTAGAAGTTATGTTTGTCTCCCCCGATGAAGATAGTGATGACGAGAATCATGAATATGAAGATGAAAATGGTTTTAG ATACAGAATATATGATGATGAAGTTTTAAGTACAGCAAGTGAGACAGACAAGCCAGATAACTCTACTCATAAAACTAAAACTAACAGTTCTGATCAAATGTCAACAAATTCTAGTCCTCTCAG ATCACCTGGAGCGACAGGAAGTAGTACTAACAGTCCTAGCAAGAGAATTGATGTAGGAACGTTCCATACAAACAACATACAGGACTCAAACAAAACAGAAGAATCTCCAGCGTTTGATTACAGATAA